The Oryzias latipes chromosome 16, ASM223467v1 genome includes a region encoding these proteins:
- the LOC101174773 gene encoding ephrin-A4, protein MVTPGVAAWKATLFLLLNLSAVVARRHVVYWNSTNTRLTAGDLSVQVNLTDYLDIYCPHYPSKETPGADQPETLDLYLIAEDAFKGCVETKGSIKRWECNKPNATFGPVRFSEKILRFTPFSLGFEFLPGKHYYYSSLPTDEGPPRPCMKLRVTVCCEPTSEGSKQIQKTARLNGVSSLRATFLPLLILLLLTC, encoded by the exons ATGGTGACACCGGGAGTTGCTGCATGGAAAGCAacgctcttcctcctcctcaaccTCTCAGCTGTTGTCGCAAGGAGACACGTGGTTTACTGGAACTCCACAAACACAAG GTTAACAGCAGGAGATCTGTCCGTCCAGGTGAATCTGACTGATTACCTAGACATCTACTGCCCCCACTACCCCAGCAAGGAGACCCCAGGTGCTGACCAGCCAGAGACGCTTGACCTCTACCTGATAGCAGAGGATGCGTTCAAGGGCTGTGTGGAGACCAAAGGTTCCATCAAGAGGTGGGAGTGCAACAAGCCGAATGCTACTTTCGGACCTGTGCGCTTCTCTGAAAAGATCCTAAGATTCACCCCTTTCTCGCTGGGCTTTGAGTTTCTTCCTGGAAAACATTACTACTACAGCT CTCTTCCCACAGATGAAGGCCCTCCTCGCCCATGTATGAAGCTGCGTGTCACAGTGTGCTGCGAGCCCA CTTCAGAGGGatcaaaacaaatacaaa aaacgGCACGTCTAAATGGGGTTTCCTCTTTAAGAGCAACTTTTCTTCCACTTCTCATCCTTCTCCTGTTGACATGTTGA